Proteins encoded together in one Gemmatimonadota bacterium window:
- a CDS encoding DUF4955 domain-containing protein, translated as MRSTITFTIVFLWACACSASDPVQTLTYCDNLSGWSSGVQLSKDAPEGRFAVAASLPAGRTGFFTYNFFSTGQDISQRHSLSFWWKVEGNGLRDLKIKVRNYPLVGGMEAVYTIWEGQTPPQGWQLAVIELAKPQYDNWGREPDYNQRYIVFRTETSQNSNVRLFIDHITTVNQTFSWQVDAPVHEKSSIDHLDFDGNGAVGFTDFLLFTQKFGATHTDAGYDPLYDLDSDGQIGFGDFLTFAAGFGSDGTQWYIPITFENHTTQPLSIAVGTETQPLLTQTIEAGTTLIRVPIPRDILASRDPTDTHPIPIWAQVADFIQTRSNWISYLPQRVPSRTWTQFVAAKENGTEPILPDFSYSGYHYFDKPVPDIQGDVFDVTAYGAIPNDGLSDQAAIVRTIAAAEQNNGGIVFFPPGEFLVNTNADNNQSIYIRNSNIVLRGSGSRSGGTIIRQVNYMPPLNPEQLWTSPYMFIFQPSNTSDRTLTSITESATRETFYITVADASRLVPGQWITLYMNSTAAIAEFLAPYSAESIWTTMLTNGIQVREKHSIAEIQGNQIRLNEPLHTDVNHTHNWTVREYQHLEEIGVEDISFHGTWLDDFVHHKDAIHDGGWSLLRLNRCVNSWIRRTSFINCNRALHIGSSSAISVYHVTQAGNLGHSSIASNGGYGVWVGLSEDLAGHWHGPGTSSRSVGTVYWRYDMRPDQRIDAHGAQPYANLLDRVNGGILYGSGASLANYPNHLKHYVLWNFKHRGILRYYDFWRPGNARDRFVQPIIVGLHGDPATFNENTLQVIESNGSPVEPESLFEAQLESRLQTLPPWLNDLRTEWETFRNTPLPNFPAPNF; from the coding sequence ATGCGATCAACCATCACCTTCACAATTGTATTTCTATGGGCCTGTGCTTGCTCTGCCAGCGATCCGGTACAAACACTGACCTATTGCGACAATCTTTCCGGATGGTCCAGTGGTGTACAATTATCTAAAGACGCGCCAGAAGGTCGCTTTGCCGTCGCGGCTTCTCTGCCTGCAGGACGGACGGGATTTTTTACCTACAATTTTTTCAGCACAGGTCAGGACATTTCCCAAAGACACAGCTTGAGCTTCTGGTGGAAAGTAGAAGGCAATGGCCTGAGGGACCTCAAAATCAAAGTTCGCAACTATCCTCTGGTCGGTGGCATGGAAGCCGTATATACGATCTGGGAGGGACAAACACCACCTCAAGGATGGCAACTGGCCGTTATAGAACTGGCAAAGCCTCAATACGACAACTGGGGAAGAGAACCCGATTACAACCAGCGATATATCGTATTTAGAACCGAAACCAGTCAAAATTCAAACGTGCGCCTGTTCATTGACCATATTACAACCGTCAATCAGACCTTTTCATGGCAAGTTGACGCGCCAGTACATGAAAAAAGCTCCATTGATCATCTCGATTTTGATGGCAACGGAGCCGTTGGCTTTACTGATTTTCTTCTCTTCACCCAGAAATTTGGTGCAACACATACCGATGCGGGATATGACCCCCTCTACGACCTCGATTCTGACGGACAAATCGGTTTTGGTGATTTTCTCACTTTCGCCGCTGGGTTCGGCTCTGATGGCACACAGTGGTACATACCCATCACATTCGAAAACCACACCACACAACCATTGAGCATTGCGGTGGGAACCGAAACACAGCCCCTGTTGACACAAACGATTGAGGCGGGAACAACCCTGATCCGCGTGCCAATTCCTCGGGATATTCTCGCCTCACGCGACCCCACCGATACACATCCTATCCCAATTTGGGCGCAAGTTGCAGATTTTATCCAGACGCGGAGCAATTGGATATCCTACCTCCCCCAGCGTGTTCCCTCACGCACCTGGACACAATTCGTAGCGGCCAAAGAGAATGGCACAGAACCCATTTTACCCGATTTTTCATACTCAGGCTATCACTACTTTGACAAACCCGTTCCAGATATCCAGGGCGACGTATTCGACGTCACAGCTTATGGCGCCATCCCCAACGATGGCCTCTCCGATCAGGCAGCCATCGTACGTACAATTGCCGCAGCCGAGCAAAACAACGGCGGCATTGTCTTCTTTCCCCCAGGCGAATTTCTGGTGAACACCAATGCCGACAACAACCAGTCCATCTACATCCGCAACAGCAATATCGTCCTCAGAGGAAGCGGTAGCCGGAGCGGAGGTACAATCATCCGGCAAGTGAATTACATGCCGCCACTCAATCCCGAACAACTGTGGACATCGCCCTATATGTTCATTTTTCAGCCCAGCAACACCAGCGATAGAACCCTGACGTCCATTACGGAAAGTGCCACCCGAGAAACCTTCTATATCACAGTAGCAGACGCTTCCAGACTCGTTCCTGGTCAATGGATAACGCTATATATGAACAGCACTGCAGCCATCGCAGAATTTCTCGCACCGTACTCGGCAGAATCCATCTGGACCACCATGCTGACCAATGGTATCCAGGTGCGCGAAAAGCACAGCATAGCCGAAATACAGGGCAATCAAATTCGCCTCAATGAACCCCTGCACACCGATGTCAACCACACGCATAACTGGACCGTGCGCGAATATCAGCACCTTGAGGAAATCGGCGTTGAAGACATCAGCTTTCACGGCACCTGGCTGGATGATTTTGTCCACCACAAAGACGCCATTCACGATGGCGGCTGGAGTTTGCTCCGGCTCAACCGATGCGTCAATTCCTGGATACGGCGCACATCCTTCATCAATTGCAATCGCGCCCTTCACATCGGTTCGAGTTCTGCTATATCTGTGTACCACGTCACACAGGCGGGAAATCTGGGCCATTCATCTATTGCCAGCAATGGTGGTTATGGCGTATGGGTCGGGTTGTCAGAAGACCTCGCAGGCCACTGGCATGGACCGGGCACGAGCAGTCGCTCAGTAGGAACTGTGTATTGGCGGTATGACATGCGTCCAGATCAACGCATTGACGCCCATGGCGCCCAACCTTATGCCAACCTGCTCGACCGCGTCAATGGCGGTATCCTGTATGGCAGCGGCGCGTCCCTCGCCAATTATCCCAATCACCTCAAGCACTATGTCCTCTGGAATTTCAAACATAGAGGCATCCTGAGATACTACGATTTTTGGCGACCGGGCAACGCTCGCGATCGATTTGTGCAGCCCATCATCGTCGGATTGCACGGCGATCCCGCCACGTTTAATGAAAACACCCTCCAGGTCATCGAATCCAATGGCAGTCCTGTTGAGCCAGAATCGCTCTTCGAAGCCCAACTCGAATCGCGCCTCCAAACCCTTCCCCCCTGGCTCAACGATCTTCGCACAGAATGGGAAACATTTCGCAACACCCCACTTCCAAATTTTCCAGCACCGAATTTTTAA
- the csiD gene encoding carbon starvation induced protein CsiD encodes MEHEGLVLNYTVKQHPDHHRLHHITIDADAAGAFVREVADLSEQRLTYVPYLRMIAADCLQNIVGGDFFEHINAMVRDRATGGFTVAAEGGLETMDQRVAFGTAVSHAIGIPNFDDMTGNYYACFEVKDTDSSDSYLRQAYRLFTLHTDGTYVREHTDWILMMKMAEHDAVGGESRLLHLDDWEALEQFASHPLASLPLVYQSPPSKNYPVRVEKTTFYEQDGKACVCFIDQFVYPETIEQGRYLRDLSDSMEASQGVVSVPLPPDHLVVLNNHFWLHGREAFEKNPDLYRLLMRQRGYFRKEEA; translated from the coding sequence TTGGAACATGAGGGTCTGGTTTTGAACTACACGGTTAAACAACATCCCGACCATCACCGGCTGCACCATATTACAATTGATGCCGATGCCGCAGGGGCATTTGTGCGCGAAGTGGCAGATCTTTCGGAACAGCGATTGACTTATGTGCCATATCTGAGAATGATCGCCGCCGATTGTCTTCAAAATATCGTCGGTGGCGATTTTTTCGAGCATATCAACGCAATGGTTAGAGACCGCGCAACGGGGGGGTTTACTGTTGCGGCTGAAGGTGGGTTGGAGACGATGGATCAGCGCGTTGCTTTTGGCACGGCTGTTTCGCATGCGATCGGGATTCCCAATTTTGACGATATGACGGGGAATTATTACGCCTGTTTTGAGGTGAAGGATACGGATAGTAGCGATTCGTATTTGCGTCAGGCATATCGTCTGTTCACGCTCCATACCGACGGCACGTATGTTCGCGAACACACAGACTGGATTTTGATGATGAAGATGGCGGAGCACGATGCGGTGGGGGGAGAGTCACGGCTGTTGCATCTGGATGATTGGGAGGCATTAGAGCAATTTGCCAGCCATCCGCTGGCCTCTTTGCCTCTGGTCTATCAGTCGCCGCCGAGTAAGAATTATCCCGTTAGGGTTGAAAAAACGACGTTCTACGAGCAAGACGGCAAAGCGTGTGTGTGTTTTATCGATCAGTTTGTCTATCCCGAGACTATTGAGCAGGGTCGATATCTACGCGATCTCTCCGATTCTATGGAAGCATCGCAGGGGGTGGTTTCGGTACCCTTACCGCCCGATCATCTCGTGGTGCTCAACAACCATTTTTGGCTGCACGGACGCGAGGCATTTGAGAAAAATCCCGATCTCTATCGTTTATTGATGCGGCAGAGGGGATATTTCAGGAAGGAAGAAGCTTAA
- a CDS encoding sulfatase, with translation MNMVVICCDTFRADIVGAGKKLSHVRTPHLDQLASEGLIFNRCFAEGLPTIPFRRCVFTGIPSFPWRFDTPNEGLQPAGSGWHPIPPDQDTLAERLHDAGFVTGLVADTYHMFKPTQNFTRGFLSWRFVRGQEQDGYRTGPLSRIDLAAHVRDGDADPRKHAVIVQYLLNMLDRQEGEENYLAAQVFREASQWVEDNRGNKPFFLWIDSFSPHELWDPPRQYADAYFSDPSVKDYIHHSVLSIGDATDAEIERTKALYMGYVTFVDRWIGHLLETIDRLNLRDDTVVMFISDHGTQLMDRGRFGKGGNALFPFNTQINWIVRHPGGPHGQETDIWTQNQDITPTILNMLGVDHEEMDGADAWASVTGACEPARDYITTGWATNFNVRDDRYSVHMDVGTRSPEATVYDLNVDAEEKNPLSDPPREVVAQALERARTVIGDFPDVFSAYKQRHPARAMRTFMNKYNLGT, from the coding sequence ATGAATATGGTCGTAATCTGTTGCGATACGTTTCGAGCAGACATTGTTGGAGCGGGCAAAAAGTTGAGCCATGTGAGAACGCCTCATTTGGATCAGTTGGCTTCTGAGGGCCTGATTTTTAATCGCTGTTTTGCAGAGGGATTGCCGACGATTCCTTTTCGGCGGTGTGTGTTTACGGGTATCCCGTCTTTTCCCTGGCGGTTCGATACGCCAAATGAAGGGCTTCAGCCGGCAGGCTCTGGCTGGCATCCTATTCCGCCAGATCAGGATACGCTCGCGGAACGCCTGCACGATGCGGGTTTTGTTACGGGCTTAGTCGCGGATACCTATCACATGTTTAAACCGACGCAGAATTTCACGCGGGGTTTTTTGTCGTGGCGCTTTGTTCGCGGGCAGGAACAAGATGGATATCGCACGGGACCGCTGTCGCGCATCGATCTGGCAGCGCATGTACGGGATGGGGATGCAGATCCCAGGAAACATGCGGTGATTGTCCAGTATTTGCTCAATATGCTGGATCGGCAGGAGGGCGAAGAGAATTATCTCGCTGCTCAAGTGTTTCGCGAGGCATCGCAATGGGTGGAGGACAATAGGGGTAACAAGCCATTTTTCCTGTGGATTGATAGTTTTAGTCCACACGAGTTATGGGATCCGCCAAGGCAGTATGCCGATGCTTATTTTTCAGATCCCTCGGTGAAGGATTATATCCATCATAGTGTCCTGTCCATTGGCGATGCGACCGATGCGGAAATTGAGCGCACAAAAGCATTGTATATGGGCTATGTCACATTTGTAGATCGCTGGATTGGACATTTGCTGGAAACGATTGACCGATTGAATCTGAGGGATGATACAGTGGTGATGTTCATATCCGATCACGGTACGCAACTGATGGATAGGGGACGGTTCGGCAAGGGCGGTAACGCGCTATTTCCATTTAATACGCAGATCAATTGGATTGTCCGCCATCCGGGTGGGCCGCATGGGCAAGAAACGGATATATGGACGCAGAATCAGGATATTACGCCGACGATTCTCAATATGCTGGGCGTTGACCATGAAGAGATGGATGGGGCAGATGCCTGGGCAAGTGTGACGGGTGCGTGTGAACCAGCTCGAGATTATATTACAACGGGTTGGGCAACGAACTTTAATGTGCGGGATGATCGCTACAGCGTACACATGGATGTGGGGACAAGGTCGCCTGAGGCGACGGTTTACGATTTGAATGTGGATGCCGAGGAGAAAAATCCCCTGAGCGATCCACCTCGCGAGGTTGTTGCACAGGCATTGGAACGGGCGCGTACTGTGATTGGCGATTTTCCCGATGTGTTCAGCGCGTATAAACAAAGACATCCGGCGCGGGCAATGCGGACGTTTATGAACAAGTATAATCTTGGAACATGA
- the asd gene encoding aspartate-semialdehyde dehydrogenase, protein MSKLKVGVLGATGMVGQRFVTLLADHPWYEVTAVAASPRSAGKIYREAVKGRWTQCDIAIPATVSDLVVQDVREIDAIASQVDFVCCALDMEKEEIYKLEEAYAKAETPVISNNSAHRWTPDVPILMPEINPEHAEIIPEQRKRLGAQRGFIAVKPNCSIQPYVPAFHALSEFGPSSASICTYQAISGAGKTFETWPEMIDNIIPYIGGEEDKSENEPHKIWGKIVKDEIVPSRSPIISAQCVRVPVTDGHMAAVSVSFDKKPTAEDILSRWQDYAGDRRATGLPSSPKTFLSYIEGDDRPQTRLDRDAENGMGITLGRLREDNLFDYKFIALSHNTVRGAAGGAVLMAELLTQEGYI, encoded by the coding sequence ATGTCCAAACTCAAAGTAGGAGTTCTCGGCGCAACCGGCATGGTCGGACAGCGCTTTGTCACATTGCTCGCCGATCATCCCTGGTATGAAGTCACCGCCGTTGCCGCCAGCCCGCGCTCTGCAGGAAAAATCTATCGAGAAGCTGTGAAAGGCCGATGGACGCAATGCGATATTGCCATTCCCGCAACAGTATCCGACCTCGTCGTGCAAGATGTGCGCGAAATTGACGCAATCGCATCACAAGTCGATTTCGTCTGTTGCGCGCTCGACATGGAAAAAGAAGAGATTTACAAACTCGAAGAAGCTTATGCAAAAGCCGAAACGCCAGTGATCTCCAATAATTCGGCGCACCGCTGGACCCCCGACGTGCCCATTCTTATGCCAGAAATCAATCCAGAACACGCCGAAATCATTCCGGAGCAGCGCAAACGCCTGGGTGCCCAACGCGGTTTTATTGCCGTAAAACCCAATTGCTCCATTCAGCCTTATGTACCGGCTTTTCACGCATTATCAGAATTTGGGCCTTCGAGTGCCTCTATATGCACTTATCAGGCCATTTCCGGTGCGGGCAAAACCTTTGAAACATGGCCAGAAATGATAGACAATATCATCCCCTATATCGGCGGTGAAGAAGACAAAAGCGAAAACGAGCCCCACAAAATCTGGGGCAAAATCGTCAAAGATGAAATTGTGCCCAGCCGCAGTCCGATCATTTCAGCCCAATGCGTTCGGGTTCCCGTCACAGATGGACACATGGCAGCCGTATCTGTATCCTTTGACAAAAAACCCACGGCAGAGGACATCCTTTCCCGCTGGCAAGACTACGCAGGAGACCGCAGAGCTACAGGACTGCCCTCCTCGCCCAAAACATTTCTCTCGTACATAGAAGGCGATGACCGCCCGCAGACGCGCTTAGACCGCGATGCGGAAAATGGCATGGGCATTACACTCGGTCGCCTCCGCGAAGACAATCTCTTCGATTACAAATTTATCGCCCTCAGTCACAATACTGTACGCGGTGCAGCAGGCGGTGCTGTCCTGATGGCCGAGCTCTTGACCCAGGAGGGATATATCTAA
- a CDS encoding glycerate dehydrogenase — MFWEAMFLKGVTMAVEDYVQIVVPGDEPVQIAGSPHLERLAGYGDVTLYDTRPMSDKEKVERVRNADVIMNTRGAVTWGEQEFGQLSKLKMITTCSIGTDMFDLAAAKKRGIVICNQPGRTAPVVAEHMFGLMFAVAKRAAYLTAEMKKGGWPRRDNVMLQGKTLGIIGAGNIGAEMARLARAIGMEVIAWTFHPSSERAEKLGVRFVELDTLLETSDVVSLHVALTDDTRGMIGEAELEKMKAGALLLNGARGAVVDTDALVNALNSEHIGGAGIDVYEEEPTPPDYPLFACEQVVLTPHCADMTPEGVDLLNSGAVENVIAFLEGRTQNAVT, encoded by the coding sequence ATGTTTTGGGAAGCAATGTTTCTGAAAGGAGTCACTATGGCAGTGGAGGATTATGTGCAGATTGTGGTGCCCGGCGATGAGCCGGTACAGATTGCGGGATCACCCCATCTCGAACGATTGGCAGGTTATGGCGATGTGACGCTTTACGATACGCGACCCATGTCAGACAAAGAAAAGGTCGAACGGGTAAGGAATGCCGATGTGATTATGAACACGCGCGGTGCTGTGACGTGGGGCGAGCAAGAGTTTGGCCAATTGTCAAAGTTGAAAATGATTACGACGTGTTCTATTGGCACAGATATGTTTGATCTGGCGGCCGCAAAAAAACGTGGGATTGTGATATGCAACCAGCCGGGAAGAACTGCACCGGTTGTGGCAGAGCACATGTTTGGGCTGATGTTTGCGGTTGCAAAACGCGCTGCATATTTGACCGCAGAAATGAAAAAGGGAGGCTGGCCCCGGCGGGATAATGTGATGCTTCAAGGCAAAACCCTGGGGATTATTGGCGCGGGCAATATTGGCGCAGAGATGGCGCGACTTGCCCGAGCGATTGGGATGGAGGTGATCGCGTGGACATTTCATCCGTCATCTGAACGGGCGGAAAAACTCGGCGTGCGTTTTGTCGAGTTAGATACACTGCTCGAAACTTCTGACGTAGTCAGTCTGCACGTGGCGTTGACAGATGATACCAGAGGGATGATCGGCGAGGCCGAGTTGGAAAAGATGAAAGCAGGTGCATTATTGCTAAATGGAGCGCGCGGCGCAGTGGTTGATACGGACGCTCTTGTCAATGCGTTAAACAGTGAGCATATCGGCGGAGCGGGTATCGATGTGTACGAGGAAGAACCGACACCCCCCGATTATCCCCTTTTTGCGTGTGAACAGGTAGTGCTTACGCCGCATTGTGCAGATATGACGCCAGAAGGTGTCGATCTGCTCAATAGCGGCGCAGTGGAGAATGTGATCGCATTTTTGGAGGGACGAACACAAAACGCGGTGACGTAG
- a CDS encoding NADH:flavin oxidoreductase, translating into MPLAKYQRIGHHKTVESFKAHINSLGIDLPCDDEILKAPESPLAQTSECQDFRIGNRFCIHPMEGWDGEIDGNPSEYTLRRWHNFGLSGAKLIWGGEAVAVRHEGRANPNQLFAAEHTKAGLGKLREELLSAHRKCIGSTDDLLIGLQLTHSGRFCRPNDKIKLEPRIVYRHPILDRKFGINSDDPLLSDSEIKSLIDDYLSAARMAYDLGYQFVDVKHCHGYIGHEFLSAFTRPGPYGGSFENRTRFLREIVAGIRTDCPGLKIGVRLSAFDFVPFYPDPEQSEGKKLGPGIPEDFSEYLPYKYGFGIDEDNPIAANIAETCRFLDLLRELDIVLVNLSAGSPYYNPHIQRPAYFPPSDGYQPPEDPLVGVARQVGITAQIKKQFSDLLIVGTAYSYLQEFLPHVAQTLVRDGKVDFIGLGRMVLSYPDLPVDVLQNGETSKRKLCRTFSDCTTAPRNGMISGCFPLDTYYKKSPEGIALRELKKSIQL; encoded by the coding sequence ATGCCTCTGGCAAAATACCAGCGCATCGGACATCACAAAACCGTCGAATCATTCAAAGCACATATCAACAGCCTGGGGATTGACCTTCCCTGCGATGACGAAATTCTCAAAGCACCAGAATCTCCACTTGCCCAAACAAGCGAGTGTCAGGACTTTCGCATTGGCAATCGCTTTTGCATCCACCCCATGGAGGGCTGGGACGGCGAAATTGATGGCAATCCCTCGGAATATACCCTCCGGAGATGGCATAACTTTGGCCTTAGTGGTGCAAAATTAATATGGGGCGGCGAAGCCGTTGCCGTGCGCCATGAAGGACGCGCAAACCCCAATCAACTCTTTGCAGCCGAACATACCAAAGCCGGCCTGGGCAAACTTCGAGAAGAACTCCTATCGGCACACCGGAAATGCATCGGCAGCACCGATGACCTGCTCATCGGACTTCAACTGACCCACTCGGGTCGTTTTTGCAGACCCAATGACAAAATCAAACTCGAACCCCGCATTGTGTATCGCCATCCGATTCTCGACCGCAAATTTGGCATTAACTCGGACGACCCCTTGCTCTCCGATAGCGAAATCAAAAGCCTGATTGACGACTATCTCAGTGCCGCACGTATGGCGTATGACCTCGGATATCAGTTTGTCGATGTCAAACACTGCCACGGTTATATCGGTCACGAATTTTTAAGTGCCTTTACCCGACCGGGACCTTATGGGGGCTCATTTGAAAACCGAACCCGATTCCTTCGCGAAATCGTCGCGGGCATTCGCACAGATTGCCCTGGTCTCAAAATAGGTGTGCGCCTCAGCGCATTCGATTTTGTGCCTTTTTATCCCGACCCCGAACAATCCGAAGGCAAAAAACTCGGACCCGGCATTCCCGAAGATTTTTCCGAATACCTACCCTATAAATACGGATTTGGTATCGATGAAGACAATCCCATCGCCGCAAATATTGCCGAAACCTGTCGCTTCCTCGACTTGCTGCGCGAACTCGATATAGTGCTTGTCAATCTCTCAGCGGGCAGCCCTTACTACAACCCCCACATTCAGCGGCCTGCTTATTTCCCCCCCTCTGATGGTTATCAACCCCCTGAAGACCCACTCGTGGGCGTTGCCCGTCAAGTTGGCATTACCGCACAAATTAAAAAACAATTTTCTGATTTGCTCATCGTCGGTACGGCTTATTCCTATCTCCAGGAATTTCTGCCCCATGTTGCCCAAACGCTCGTGCGCGATGGCAAGGTAGATTTTATCGGTCTGGGGCGCATGGTGCTGTCTTATCCCGATTTACCCGTAGATGTACTCCAAAATGGCGAAACTTCCAAACGCAAACTTTGTCGAACCTTTAGCGACTGTACCACAGCCCCCCGAAATGGCATGATATCGGGATGCTTTCCACTGGATACCTACTATAAAAAATCCCCCGAAGGCATTGCCCTCAGGGAACTCAAAAAATCGATTCAATTGTGA
- the mreC gene encoding rod shape-determining protein MreC, with the protein MQRIHVFLRVHRKGVVLGVAILASLILILFDSSIQARFAHNIVFGLTSIGHRIFAWPMGVSSLRHENDALRDQNLRLSLELLKLREAQLENARLHALLHFKSQQAAEKSYIAARVIARNPARNANTILIDAGTNAGIQARMPVVTADGLVGRIVEVHGYTAIVQLLIDHNCRVSAVVQRHSRVNGIVSFEDGTFYLKNVSLRGDIKVGDLIVSSGLGELFPKGLYVGQVVKVGDEVQGLFREVILAPGVNFHNLEEVFVLKTSSQINK; encoded by the coding sequence ATGCAGCGAATTCATGTTTTTTTGCGTGTTCACCGTAAGGGAGTTGTGCTGGGTGTTGCAATTTTGGCGTCGTTAATATTGATATTGTTCGATTCCTCAATACAGGCGCGATTTGCACACAATATTGTTTTTGGATTGACATCTATTGGGCACCGTATCTTTGCCTGGCCAATGGGAGTTTCTTCGCTGCGACACGAAAATGATGCTTTGCGCGATCAGAATTTGCGTCTTTCTCTCGAATTGCTCAAACTCAGAGAGGCCCAGCTTGAAAATGCACGCCTCCATGCCTTATTGCATTTCAAGTCGCAGCAGGCGGCTGAAAAATCTTATATCGCTGCACGGGTGATTGCACGCAATCCCGCGCGAAATGCAAATACGATATTGATCGATGCCGGCACAAATGCAGGCATACAGGCCCGCATGCCTGTTGTGACTGCGGATGGGTTGGTGGGGCGTATCGTGGAAGTACACGGCTATACTGCTATTGTACAATTGCTTATAGATCACAACTGCCGGGTCAGTGCTGTGGTGCAGCGACACAGCCGCGTAAATGGCATTGTGTCTTTTGAAGATGGCACATTCTATTTAAAAAACGTGTCGCTTCGAGGGGATATAAAAGTTGGAGATTTGATCGTATCATCTGGTTTGGGCGAACTCTTTCCAAAAGGACTTTACGTGGGGCAGGTCGTCAAAGTAGGGGATGAAGTACAGGGTTTATTTAGAGAGGTTATTCTGGCACCGGGCGTAAATTTCCACAATTTGGAAGAAGTCTTTGTGCTGAAGACCAGTTCACAGATCAACAAATAA
- a CDS encoding rod shape-determining protein, giving the protein MAFWFSNLFSNDIGIDLGTANTLVYVKGQGIVINEPSIVALERHTRKPLAIGAQAKEMLGREKPDIEVVRPLRDGVIADFDVTEEMLRFFISKVQKNKLLVRPRVVICVPSGVTPVEMRAVREAADRAGAREVYLIKEPMAAAIGVGLPIEDAVGSMVVDIGGGTTEIAVIALSGIVTSVSIKTAGDELTEVIVQFLKRKHNLLVGSRSAEQIKCAIGTAVGLDEELQHTCRGLEMVQAIPRVITVHSKEIREAMAGSTNAIINAVRRTLEHTPPELAADILDNGIILTGGGALLRGLDRRLVNETGLPVMVADDPLTCVVRGTGKVLADIHGYRNVLE; this is encoded by the coding sequence ATGGCTTTTTGGTTTTCAAACTTGTTTTCTAATGATATTGGTATTGATCTGGGAACTGCCAATACACTGGTTTATGTCAAAGGGCAGGGCATTGTGATCAATGAACCTTCAATTGTTGCCCTTGAGCGTCATACGCGCAAACCCCTGGCCATTGGTGCTCAGGCGAAAGAAATGCTTGGGCGCGAAAAACCGGATATAGAGGTAGTGCGCCCGCTCCGCGATGGCGTTATCGCCGATTTTGATGTGACTGAGGAAATGCTGCGCTTTTTTATTTCCAAAGTACAAAAAAACAAACTGCTGGTCAGGCCGCGCGTTGTAATTTGTGTGCCTTCTGGTGTTACGCCTGTTGAAATGCGCGCTGTAAGAGAAGCTGCTGATCGCGCAGGTGCCCGCGAAGTTTATTTGATCAAAGAACCCATGGCGGCTGCGATTGGCGTTGGGTTGCCCATAGAGGATGCGGTAGGGTCTATGGTCGTTGATATTGGCGGCGGAACAACTGAGATCGCTGTGATTGCACTATCTGGTATTGTGACGTCCGTATCAATTAAAACAGCGGGCGATGAATTGACAGAAGTCATTGTACAATTTCTCAAGCGCAAACACAATCTGCTGGTGGGAAGCCGCAGCGCAGAGCAAATCAAGTGCGCTATTGGCACTGCCGTGGGGCTCGATGAAGAACTGCAACATACGTGTCGCGGGCTGGAGATGGTACAGGCGATTCCCCGAGTTATTACTGTCCATTCGAAAGAAATCAGGGAGGCGATGGCCGGTTCGACAAATGCAATCATTAATGCTGTGCGCCGAACACTCGAGCATACACCACCCGAATTGGCCGCCGATATTCTCGACAATGGCATCATTTTGACTGGAGGAGGGGCACTATTGCGCGGGCTGGACCGGCGATTGGTCAATGAGACCGGCTTACCCGTTATGGTAGCCGATGATCCATTGACCTGTGTGGTGCGAGGTACGGGGAAAGTACTTGCAGATATCCATGGCTACAGGAATGTTTTGGAATAG